In Streptomyces sp. NBC_00344, the genomic window TCAGGACCAGTGGAGGCGTCGTCATGAGGGGTCGTCCCCGAAGTGGTCCCAGCCGCCCTTGCTCGTCCACGGTGCTCCGTCGACCGTCACCTGGGGCAGCGCCGAGGGGTTGAGCACCTCACCGATCACCTTCCAGCGGGCAGGCAGTTTCACGTCCGGCGGGAAGGTCGCCACCATGGCGTGGTCCTCCCCTCCGGTGAGCACCCACTGCAGCGGATCCACTCCGACGGCCTGCCCGATGTCGTTCATCTGGGTGGGGATGTCGATGAGTCCGGCCCGCAGATCGATCCGGACCTTGCTGGCCTCGGCGATGTGACCGAGATCGGCCACCAGGCCGTCACTGACGTCGGTCATCGCGGTGGCGCCGAGCCCGGCAGCCGCGGGGCCCGCGTGGTACGGGGGTTCGGGGCGCCGATGTGCTTCGACGAAGGCGCGCGGCGAGCGGAAGCCCCGGGAGAGGACCGCGTATCCGGCCGCGGACCAGCCCAACCAGCCGGTGACAGCGACGACATCGCCCGGCTGGGCGCCCGCCCTGGTGACCGGTTCGTGGTTGCGCAGGTCGCCGAGGGCGGTGATGGCGACCGTGATCGTCTCTCCCCGTACGACATCGCCGCCGACCACGGCCGCACCCGCGACCTGGCACTCGTCGCGGATCCCGTCCATCAGTTCGGTCGGCCAGGTGGCCGGGAGCTCGGCCGGCACGACGAGGCCCAGAAGTATCGCGGTCGGTACCGCGCCCATGGCCGCGATGTCCGCGAGGTTCTGGGCTGCCGCCTTGCGGCCCACGTCGTATGCGGTGGACCAGTCGCGGCGGAAGTGCCGGCCCTCGAGCAGGATGTCCGTACTCGCCACCACCCGCCGGTCCGGTGCGGCCACGACCGCGGCGTCGTCGCCCGGCCCCAGCCGTACCGCCGGGGTGGTGGTGAGCCGGGAGGTGAGCTCTCTGATCAGCCCGAACTCCCCGAGCTCCCCCACGGTGCCCTTCATTCTTGTGCCCCTTCTGCCCCAGTGCGCTTGCGGTCGCGAGCCATCACTGCTGTAGGTACGGTCAATACGTACGTCAACTCTGTTATCTCTGCGCCCCGAACGCGCGCGGCTGTCGGACGCCGGGGTCTCCCCCTTGCCCGGAGCGACGCGATACCGTGGCGTCCCTTTCCCCCACATGATCCTCGTGGCCGCCTTGGAGGTTCCGTGGTACAGGCGTACATCCTTATCCAGACCGAAGTGGGCAAGGCGACAACTGTCGCCGAGCTCGTCGGCAAGATCCCCGGGGTGATCCAGGCGGAAGACGTGACAGGGCCTTATGACGTGATCGCTCGGGCGCAGGCCGACACGGTCGATGAGCTGGGCCGCATCGTGGTCGCCAAGGTCCAGCAAGTGGACGGCATTACCCGCACGCTGACCTGCCCGGTCGTCCACCTGTAGCCCCCGTCTACGCTGAGCCGGTGACGTTCTCCCGCCATCGGCTCCTGCCTCTTCCCGTCTGCGCACTGCTGCTGGCTGCCGCGGGCTGCTCCTCGGGGGACGACGCGGCGCCCGTCGCGGTTCCCGAGCCGCCCGCGGACCAGGTCGCACTGTGCAAGGCGCTCGACAAGGAGCTGCCGAACTCCGTCGCGGGGAAGTCCCGCAGCGACCCCTCCCCCGGTTCGGAACTGACCGCCGGGTGGGGGGACGCGGCGATCGTACTGCGCTGCGGCGTCCC contains:
- a CDS encoding thiamine-phosphate kinase, with the protein product MKGTVGELGEFGLIRELTSRLTTTPAVRLGPGDDAAVVAAPDRRVVASTDILLEGRHFRRDWSTAYDVGRKAAAQNLADIAAMGAVPTAILLGLVVPAELPATWPTELMDGIRDECQVAGAAVVGGDVVRGETITVAITALGDLRNHEPVTRAGAQPGDVVAVTGWLGWSAAGYAVLSRGFRSPRAFVEAHRRPEPPYHAGPAAAGLGATAMTDVSDGLVADLGHIAEASKVRIDLRAGLIDIPTQMNDIGQAVGVDPLQWVLTGGEDHAMVATFPPDVKLPARWKVIGEVLNPSALPQVTVDGAPWTSKGGWDHFGDDPS
- a CDS encoding Lrp/AsnC family transcriptional regulator, with the translated sequence MVQAYILIQTEVGKATTVAELVGKIPGVIQAEDVTGPYDVIARAQADTVDELGRIVVAKVQQVDGITRTLTCPVVHL
- a CDS encoding DUF3515 domain-containing protein, coding for MTFSRHRLLPLPVCALLLAAAGCSSGDDAAPVAVPEPPADQVALCKALDKELPNSVAGKSRSDPSPGSELTAGWGDAAIVLRCGVPRPAKMDDPHADAVAANGVNWMVEQQKSGTRFTTTYRKAYIEVTMAAQYAHDVTPLSDFAHAVSRTDPSIL